A genomic region of Pseudomonas sp. KU43P contains the following coding sequences:
- a CDS encoding methyl-accepting chemotaxis protein yields MQLQLQELDQLATAMAEMAATAEDVARNAQAAAEAALVATEQTTGGVALVSRSTGAIKRLANEMNDTGQAINELSALSQRIESIVAVITSIADQTNLLALNAAIEAARAGESGRGFAVVADEVRSLASRTQQSTQEIREMIEQLQSGVKHAQGRMQQSRETASRTAEDAVAANQTLDRIREAIQRINDMNLQIAAAAEQQSVTSEEINRNTTTIRDISLAVSGSADKQVAQCSVMVEHVGQQDRLLSRFKI; encoded by the coding sequence GTGCAGCTGCAATTGCAGGAACTCGACCAGCTGGCCACAGCCATGGCCGAGATGGCCGCGACTGCCGAAGACGTGGCGCGCAACGCCCAGGCGGCGGCCGAGGCAGCGCTGGTGGCCACCGAGCAGACCACTGGCGGGGTCGCGCTGGTGTCTCGCTCCACCGGGGCGATCAAGCGCCTGGCCAACGAAATGAACGACACCGGCCAGGCCATCAACGAGCTGTCCGCCCTCAGCCAGCGCATCGAATCGATCGTGGCGGTGATCACCAGTATTGCCGACCAGACCAACCTGCTCGCACTCAACGCCGCCATCGAGGCGGCCCGTGCCGGCGAGTCGGGCCGCGGCTTCGCGGTGGTAGCCGATGAGGTGCGCTCGCTGGCCTCGCGCACGCAGCAGTCCACCCAGGAAATCCGCGAAATGATCGAGCAGTTGCAAAGCGGCGTGAAGCACGCCCAGGGGCGCATGCAGCAAAGCCGTGAAACCGCCAGCAGGACCGCCGAGGACGCCGTTGCCGCCAATCAGACCCTCGACCGTATCCGCGAGGCGATCCAGCGCATCAACGACATGAACCTGCAGATTGCCGCCGCCGCTGAACAGCAGAGCGTCACCAGCGAAGAAATCAACCGCAACACCACCACGATCCGCGACATCAGCCTGGCGGTTTCCGGCAGTGCGGACAAACAGGTCGCGCAGTGCTCAGTGATGGTCGAACACGTCGGCCAGCAGGATCGACTGCTCAGCCGTTTCAAGATCTGA
- a CDS encoding MFS transporter: MNNNASPLATGWKSLQRWRVQVFLITWVAYAAFYFTRKAFSVAKLGIGEDPDFVLEKAMMANLDALYLTAYAVGQFLWGNFSDRFGPRVVVLSGLVISAVAAVLMGTYATLPIFASCMLIQGLAQSTGWSGLCKNVGSFFSTSERGRVLGYWSTSYAFGGLVATPFAGWWAYDAYHDWRIAFFSSAAVVLVVAVLFFLLQRNRPEDVGLPPVEIELEPVSKAAVPRESMWAGLRTVMKNRTVLFLGLAYFMLKPARYAILLWGPVIIYERMPEIGKVASAIVPTSFELAGLVGPILIGIASDKYFGARRIPACVLSLVVLTVCLALFVPAMQSGSLYVVVGLLFMMGLTLYGPDSMISGSAAIDFGSKDGAASAAGFVNGCGSVGAVLGGLLPGYFDTITVFVVFTGAALLAASMLIPFWNSRPKTVENTEVASTPLQPAALGTNS; this comes from the coding sequence ATGAACAATAATGCAAGTCCTCTCGCAACTGGCTGGAAATCGCTGCAACGTTGGCGCGTGCAGGTTTTTCTCATTACCTGGGTGGCCTACGCCGCCTTCTACTTCACTCGCAAGGCGTTTTCCGTCGCTAAACTAGGCATTGGCGAAGACCCGGATTTCGTACTTGAAAAGGCCATGATGGCCAACCTTGATGCCCTGTACCTGACGGCCTACGCCGTGGGCCAGTTTCTCTGGGGCAACTTCTCCGACCGCTTCGGCCCCAGGGTCGTGGTATTAAGCGGGCTGGTCATCTCTGCGGTAGCAGCCGTGCTCATGGGCACCTACGCCACCCTGCCGATCTTCGCCTCCTGCATGCTGATCCAGGGCCTTGCCCAGTCCACGGGCTGGTCGGGGCTGTGCAAGAACGTGGGCAGTTTCTTCAGCACCAGTGAACGTGGCCGGGTACTGGGCTACTGGAGCACTTCCTACGCGTTCGGCGGGCTGGTGGCGACACCGTTCGCGGGGTGGTGGGCGTACGACGCCTACCACGATTGGCGCATCGCGTTCTTCAGCAGCGCCGCCGTCGTGCTGGTGGTCGCCGTCCTGTTCTTCCTCCTGCAGCGCAACCGCCCGGAAGACGTGGGGCTGCCCCCCGTCGAGATCGAGCTTGAACCCGTCAGCAAGGCAGCGGTGCCGCGCGAAAGCATGTGGGCCGGCCTGCGCACGGTGATGAAGAACCGCACCGTGCTGTTCCTGGGCCTTGCCTACTTCATGCTCAAGCCCGCCCGCTACGCCATCCTGCTGTGGGGGCCGGTGATCATCTATGAGCGGATGCCAGAGATTGGCAAGGTGGCGTCGGCCATCGTACCGACCTCGTTCGAACTGGCCGGGTTGGTCGGGCCCATTCTCATCGGCATTGCCTCGGACAAGTACTTCGGCGCCCGTCGCATTCCCGCCTGCGTCCTCAGCCTGGTGGTGCTGACGGTCTGCCTGGCCCTGTTCGTGCCGGCCATGCAGAGCGGCAGCCTGTATGTAGTGGTGGGCCTGCTGTTCATGATGGGCCTGACGCTGTATGGGCCAGATTCGATGATCAGCGGTTCGGCAGCCATCGACTTCGGCAGCAAGGACGGCGCAGCGTCCGCCGCCGGCTTCGTCAACGGCTGTGGTTCGGTGGGTGCGGTGCTCGGCGGCCTGCTACCGGGCTATTTCGACACCATCACGGTATTCGTTGTGTTCACGGGGGCCGCACTGCTGGCCGCCTCAATGCTGATCCCGTTCTGGAACAGCCGCCCCAAGACGGTGGAAAACACCGAAGTGGCTTCGACGCCACTGCAGCCTGCCGCGCTCGGCACCAATTCCTGA
- a CDS encoding 2-aminoethylphosphonate--pyruvate transaminase, with product MTKAEFPVSQALATPALGEPYLLTPGPLTTSRATKEAMLRDWGSWDKAFNQVTAQVRNSLLAMAGVTDDSFACVPLQGSGSYSVEAALATAIPRDGKALVLMNGAYGQRATKTLEYLGRAFITLDKGDYLPPQPDEVDALLKANPDVTNVFLVHCETSSGILNPLREIADVVKAHGKSLIIDAMSSFGAVPLTVQDIPFDVVVSSANKCIEGIPGFGFVIIRRSVLEAAKGRANSLSLDLYEQWVYMEKTGQWRFTPPTHSVVAFHKALEQHDAEGGVHGRLARYTRNRDVLVAGMRELGFKTLLEDRWLSPIITTFFSPEHPNFEFKRFYDELKSRNFIIYPGKLTVAESFRIGCIGQIDEYVVHQLLRAIADSLVAMNVDMQHATA from the coding sequence ATGACCAAAGCCGAGTTTCCCGTTTCCCAAGCGCTGGCAACCCCCGCACTGGGCGAACCCTACCTGCTGACCCCTGGGCCGCTGACCACGTCCAGGGCCACCAAGGAAGCCATGCTCCGCGACTGGGGCTCATGGGACAAAGCGTTCAACCAGGTGACTGCGCAAGTGCGCAACAGCCTGCTGGCCATGGCGGGTGTCACCGATGACAGCTTCGCCTGCGTACCGCTGCAAGGCAGTGGCAGCTACTCGGTAGAAGCAGCGCTGGCCACCGCCATCCCCCGTGACGGCAAGGCGCTGGTGCTGATGAACGGGGCTTACGGTCAACGCGCCACCAAGACCCTGGAATACCTCGGCCGCGCGTTCATCACCCTGGACAAAGGCGACTACCTGCCGCCGCAACCCGACGAAGTGGATGCCCTGCTCAAGGCCAACCCCGACGTCACCAACGTGTTTCTGGTTCACTGCGAAACCAGCTCGGGCATCCTCAACCCGCTGCGGGAAATCGCCGACGTGGTCAAAGCCCATGGCAAGAGCCTGATCATCGATGCGATGAGCTCCTTCGGCGCGGTACCGCTGACCGTTCAGGACATTCCGTTCGACGTAGTGGTGTCTTCCGCCAACAAATGCATCGAGGGCATTCCGGGGTTCGGCTTCGTCATCATTCGACGCAGTGTTCTGGAGGCCGCCAAAGGCCGCGCCAACTCCCTGAGCCTCGACCTGTATGAACAATGGGTCTACATGGAGAAGACCGGCCAGTGGCGGTTCACACCTCCGACCCACAGCGTGGTGGCCTTCCACAAGGCGCTGGAGCAGCATGACGCCGAAGGTGGCGTGCATGGGCGGCTGGCGCGTTATACCCGCAACCGCGACGTGCTGGTGGCCGGCATGCGCGAGCTGGGCTTCAAGACACTGCTCGAAGACCGCTGGCTGTCGCCGATCATCACCACGTTCTTCAGCCCTGAACATCCGAACTTCGAGTTCAAGCGTTTCTACGATGAACTGAAGTCGCGCAACTTCATCATCTACCCCGGCAAACTGACCGTCGCTGAAAGTTTCCGCATCGGCTGCATCGGCCAAATCGACGAATACGTCGTCCACCAGTTGCTGCGCGCCATCGCCGACAGCCTGGTGGCGATGAATGTCGACATGCAGCACGCCACTGCCTGA
- the phnX gene encoding phosphonoacetaldehyde hydrolase → MNYETPSKLQAVVLDWAGTVVDFGSFAPTQIFVEAFAEFGVKVSLEEARGPMGMGKWDHIRTLCDIPEIAERYHKVFGRTPTDDDVTALYNRFMPLQIEKIAVHSALIPGALETIADVRRRGMKVGSCSGYPKVVMDKVVELAKQNGYVADHVVATDETPNGRPWPSQALANVIALGIDDVAACVKVDDTWPGILEGRKAGMWTVALTCSGNALGLPYQLYKALPSDKLAEERARIVKMFEPSRPHYLIDTIVDLPAVIEDINQRLARGETPQAC, encoded by the coding sequence ATGAATTATGAAACGCCATCAAAACTGCAAGCCGTCGTCCTCGACTGGGCCGGCACCGTCGTCGATTTCGGCTCTTTCGCGCCGACGCAGATTTTTGTCGAAGCCTTCGCCGAGTTCGGCGTCAAGGTTTCGCTGGAGGAAGCCCGTGGCCCGATGGGCATGGGCAAGTGGGACCACATCCGCACCCTTTGCGACATTCCTGAAATTGCCGAACGCTATCACAAGGTATTTGGCCGCACGCCTACCGATGATGATGTGACGGCGCTGTACAACCGCTTCATGCCCTTGCAGATCGAAAAGATCGCCGTCCATTCCGCGCTGATACCGGGCGCACTGGAAACCATCGCCGACGTGCGCCGCAGGGGCATGAAGGTCGGTTCCTGCTCCGGCTACCCGAAAGTGGTGATGGACAAGGTGGTGGAGCTCGCCAAACAGAACGGCTACGTCGCCGACCATGTAGTGGCTACGGACGAGACGCCCAATGGGCGCCCCTGGCCTTCGCAGGCACTGGCCAACGTCATCGCCCTGGGCATCGATGATGTCGCGGCCTGCGTGAAGGTGGACGACACCTGGCCAGGCATCCTCGAAGGCCGCAAGGCGGGCATGTGGACGGTTGCCCTGACCTGTTCGGGCAACGCGTTGGGGCTGCCTTATCAGCTCTACAAGGCACTGCCATCGGACAAGCTGGCCGAAGAGCGTGCGCGCATCGTCAAGATGTTCGAGCCGTCTCGCCCGCACTACCTGATCGACACCATCGTCGACCTGCCGGCGGTGATCGAGGACATCAACCAGCGCCTGGCTCGCGGAGAAACGCCGCAAGCTTGCTGA
- a CDS encoding aldehyde dehydrogenase family protein, with amino-acid sequence MRYAHPGTEGAKVNFKSRYGNYIGGEFVAPVKGQYFENTSPVNGKLIAEFPRSTAEDIDKALDAAHAAADAWGRTSVQDRSNVLLKIADRIEQNLEVLAITETWDNGKPIRETLNADIPLAVDHFRYFAGCIRAQEGGAAEINENTVAYHIHEPLGVVGQIIPWNFPILMAAWKLAPALAAGNCVVLKPAEQTPLGITVLVELIGDLLPPGVLNVVQGYGREAGEALATSKRIAKIAFTGSTPVGSHIMKCAAENIIPSTVELGGKSPNVYFEDIMQAEPSFIDKAAEGMVLAFFNQGEVCTCPSRALVQESIYPQFMEVVMKKVLQIKRGDPLDTDTMVGAQASQQQFEKILSYLQIAQEEGAELLTGGKVEKLEGSLATGYYIQPTLLKGNNRMRVFQEEIFGPVVSVTTFKDEAEALAIANDTEFGLGAGVWTRDINRAYRMGRGIKAGRVWTNCYHLYPAHAAFGGYKKSGVGRETHKMMLDHYQQTKNLLVSYDINPLGFF; translated from the coding sequence ATGCGTTATGCACATCCCGGCACGGAAGGCGCCAAGGTCAACTTCAAGAGCCGCTACGGCAACTACATCGGTGGAGAGTTCGTAGCTCCGGTCAAGGGGCAGTACTTCGAAAACACCTCCCCGGTGAATGGCAAACTGATCGCAGAATTCCCCCGCTCCACTGCCGAAGACATCGACAAGGCCCTCGACGCCGCCCACGCCGCCGCCGACGCCTGGGGCCGCACGTCCGTCCAGGACCGCTCCAACGTGCTGCTGAAGATCGCCGACCGCATCGAGCAGAACCTCGAGGTCCTGGCCATCACCGAAACCTGGGACAACGGCAAGCCAATCCGCGAAACCCTCAACGCCGACATCCCGCTGGCCGTCGACCACTTCCGCTACTTCGCCGGCTGCATCCGCGCCCAGGAAGGCGGCGCCGCCGAGATCAACGAAAACACCGTGGCCTACCACATCCATGAGCCGCTGGGCGTGGTCGGGCAAATCATCCCGTGGAACTTCCCGATCCTGATGGCCGCCTGGAAGCTCGCCCCGGCCCTGGCCGCGGGCAACTGCGTGGTGCTCAAGCCAGCCGAGCAGACCCCGCTGGGCATCACCGTGCTGGTCGAGCTGATCGGCGACCTGCTGCCGCCGGGCGTGCTCAACGTGGTACAAGGCTATGGCCGCGAAGCGGGCGAAGCCCTGGCCACCAGCAAGCGCATCGCCAAGATCGCCTTCACCGGCTCCACCCCGGTGGGCTCGCACATCATGAAGTGCGCCGCCGAGAACATCATCCCGTCCACCGTCGAGCTGGGCGGCAAGTCGCCGAACGTGTACTTCGAAGACATCATGCAGGCCGAGCCGAGCTTCATCGACAAGGCCGCCGAAGGCATGGTGCTGGCGTTCTTCAACCAGGGCGAAGTGTGCACCTGCCCGTCGCGTGCCCTGGTGCAGGAGTCGATCTACCCGCAGTTCATGGAAGTGGTGATGAAGAAGGTGCTGCAGATCAAGCGCGGCGACCCGCTGGACACTGACACCATGGTCGGCGCCCAGGCCTCGCAGCAGCAATTCGAGAAGATCCTGTCGTACCTGCAGATCGCCCAGGAAGAAGGCGCCGAGCTGCTGACCGGCGGCAAGGTCGAGAAGCTGGAAGGCTCGCTGGCCACCGGTTACTACATTCAGCCGACCCTGCTCAAAGGCAACAACAGAATGCGCGTGTTCCAGGAAGAAATCTTCGGCCCGGTGGTCAGCGTCACCACCTTCAAGGACGAAGCCGAAGCCCTGGCGATCGCCAACGACACCGAGTTCGGCCTCGGCGCCGGTGTGTGGACCCGCGACATCAACCGCGCCTACCGCATGGGCCGCGGCATCAAGGCTGGCCGCGTGTGGACCAACTGCTACCACCTGTACCCGGCGCATGCCGCGTTCGGTGGCTACAAGAAGTCCGGCGTCGGCCGTGAAACCCACAAGATGATGCTCGACCACTACCAGCAGACCAAGAACCTGCTGGTGAGCTACGACATCAATCCGCTGGGCTTCTTCTAA
- a CDS encoding FAD-dependent oxidoreductase codes for MRPFWLEQALKNQPDEPCPPLGQNINADVCIVGGGYTGLWTAIMLKEQNPDLDVVIVEADICGAGASGRNGGCALSWSAKFFTLERLFGLEEAVRLVKASEHSIYAIGAFCKKYGVDADYRLDGTLYTSTSQAQVGSTDAVVAALERHGINTFSKRALADVQRMSGSAQHLEGWYSPAAASVQPAKLVRGMRRVALGLGVRIHEGSPMVGLDQGQPASVITPHGKVTCGKVVLAINAWMARAFPQFSRSVAIVSSDMIITEPRPDLLERIGLTSGVTVLDSRIFVHYYHNTPDGRIMLGKGGNTFAFGGRILPVFDQPSPYAGLLRDSLEKFFPAFAGVDIAATWNGPSDRSVTGLPFFGRMGANRNIFYGFGYSGSGVGPCHMGGQILSSLVLGLDNPWTRSPLLDGPLGHFPPEPFRYLGSLMVRNAIRRKERAEDHNRRPRRLDVHLAKFAAAAGKADKS; via the coding sequence GCAGAACATCAATGCCGATGTCTGCATCGTCGGCGGCGGCTATACCGGCCTGTGGACCGCCATCATGCTCAAGGAGCAGAACCCCGACCTCGATGTGGTCATCGTCGAAGCCGACATCTGCGGCGCGGGAGCAAGCGGGCGCAACGGCGGGTGTGCGCTGTCCTGGTCCGCGAAGTTCTTTACCCTGGAGCGCCTGTTCGGGCTCGAAGAGGCCGTGCGCCTGGTCAAGGCGTCGGAACACAGCATCTACGCCATCGGCGCCTTCTGCAAAAAGTACGGCGTGGATGCCGATTACCGTCTCGACGGCACGCTGTACACCTCCACCAGCCAGGCCCAAGTCGGCTCCACCGACGCGGTGGTCGCCGCGCTGGAGCGCCATGGCATAAACACCTTCTCCAAGCGCGCACTCGCCGATGTGCAACGCATGTCCGGCTCTGCCCAGCACCTTGAAGGCTGGTATTCACCCGCCGCAGCCAGCGTACAGCCGGCCAAGCTGGTGCGTGGCATGCGGCGGGTTGCGCTGGGGCTGGGGGTACGTATCCATGAAGGGTCACCCATGGTCGGCCTGGACCAAGGGCAGCCGGCATCGGTCATCACCCCCCATGGCAAAGTGACCTGCGGGAAAGTGGTGTTGGCGATAAATGCCTGGATGGCGCGGGCATTTCCGCAATTCTCGCGTTCGGTGGCCATTGTCTCGAGCGACATGATCATCACCGAACCTCGGCCGGACCTGCTGGAGCGCATAGGCCTGACCAGCGGCGTGACCGTGCTCGACTCGCGCATTTTCGTGCACTACTACCACAACACCCCCGACGGGCGAATCATGCTCGGCAAAGGGGGCAATACCTTTGCGTTCGGCGGGCGCATCCTGCCGGTGTTCGACCAGCCCTCGCCGTATGCGGGCTTGTTGCGCGATTCGCTGGAAAAGTTCTTCCCCGCCTTTGCCGGCGTCGATATCGCCGCAACCTGGAATGGCCCTTCGGATCGTTCGGTCACCGGCCTGCCCTTCTTCGGCCGCATGGGCGCCAACCGCAATATCTTCTATGGCTTCGGATACTCAGGCAGTGGCGTGGGGCCCTGTCACATGGGCGGCCAGATCCTGTCGTCGCTGGTGCTGGGGCTGGATAACCCCTGGACGCGCTCGCCGTTGCTCGATGGCCCTCTCGGGCATTTCCCGCCCGAACCCTTCCGCTATCTGGGTTCATTGATGGTGCGCAACGCCATTCGCCGCAAGGAGCGCGCCGAGGACCACAACCGACGCCCGCGCCGGCTGGACGTCCACCTGGCCAAGTTCGCCGCCGCAGCCGGCAAGGCGGACAAGTCATGA